The Vicia villosa cultivar HV-30 ecotype Madison, WI unplaced genomic scaffold, Vvil1.0 ctg.000044F_1_1, whole genome shotgun sequence genome contains a region encoding:
- the LOC131622761 gene encoding uncharacterized protein LOC131622761 — MAISQQLYPSEDDLVYEEELLRNPFSLKSWWRYLIALSDSPFSKRFIIYERALKALPGSYKLWHAYLCERLQIVSSYPIILPQSKTLNDTSERTHPQFKILNDTFERALITMHKMPRIWIMYLQTLTHQKFISRTRKVFDLALRALPVTQHDRIWDHYLFFVCQKGIPIETSLRVYRRFLQFDPNRVEDFIEFLISSSLWQEAAERLALVLNDDKFYSIKGKTKHRLWLELCDLLTRHANEVSGLNVDAIIRAGIRKFSDEVGPLWTSLAEYYIRRGLHEKARDVFEEGMSTIITVKDFSVIFDSYSQFEESVVRYKMEAKDEANDEEEEGGDEDDIQLSVIGCMMDTEAEANEEGDDEDIRFKYEHFEKKILSGLWLNDKDDIDLGYDRLDYLVDRRPELSSSVALRQNPHNVEQWHRRVKLFEGNPTKQILTYTEAVRTVDPMKAVGKPHTLWVAFAKLYEQHNDLANARVIFDKAVQVNYKTMDNLASVWCEWAELELKHENFEGALELMKRATAEPSVEVKQKVVAGGNQPVQMRLHKSLRLWTFYADLEECLGNLESTREVYERILDLRIATPQVIINYAYFLEENNYFEDAFKVYERGVKIFKYPHARDIWVTYLSKFVKRHGRTKLERARELFENAVEMSPADQVKPLYLQYAKLEEDYGLAKRAMKVYDQATKAVPNNEKLSMYEIYIARAAEIFGVPKTREIYEQAIESGLPDKDVKAMCLKYAELERSLGEIERACGIYVFASKFADPRSDPDFWNKWHEFEVQHGNEDTFREMLRIKRSVSASYSQTHFILPENLMPKDQTVCPHEAKDKLKEAGNTDDEMTALERQLAPAADKTVTKKRKVGFVSAGVESHSDGRIKSNANHEEIELPEENDSDEEDQNEIALKDVPSAIFGGLIRKRDKIENDGEVNCGNMLGALERIKKLKRI, encoded by the exons ATGGCGATTTCTCAACAGCTTTATCCTTCAGAAGATGATTTGGTTTACGAAGAGGAACTGCTTCGTAACCCTTTCAGTCTCAAATCATGGTGGCGATACCTCATCGCTCTTTCAGATTCTCCATTCAGTAAGCGTTTTATCATCTATGAACGAGCACTCAAAGCTCTTCCTGGAAGCTATAAGCTCTGGCATGCTTACCTCTGCGAACGCCTCCAAATCGTTAGCAGTTACCCCATTATTCTTCCGCAGTCCAAAACCCTTAATGACACTTCCGAACGTACTCACCCGCAGTTCAAGATTCTTAATGATACTTTCGAACGTGCTCTCATTACCATGCACAAGATGCCTCGTATATGGATAATGTATCTCCAAACATTGACTCATCAAAAATTCATATCAAGAACAAGAAAAGTCTTTGATCTTGCACTCCGTGCACTTCCTGTTACTCAGCACGACCGCATTTGGGATCATTACCTGTTTTTTGTCTGTCAAAAAGGTATCCCGATTGAAACTTCTCTTAGGGTTTATCGCAGGTTCTTGCAATTTGACCCTAATCGTGTTGAAGATTTTATCGAGTTTTTGATTAGTTCTAGTCTTTGGCAAGAAGCGGCTGAGAGGTTGGCTTTGGTGTTGAATGATGATAAGTTTTATTCTATTAAGGGTAAGACAAAGCATAGACTTTGGTTGGAGTTGTGTGATTTGTTGACTAGGCATGCGAATGAAGTTTCTGGGTTGAATGTGGATGCAATCATTAGGGCTGGTATTAGGAAATTCTCGGATGAGGTTGGTCCATTGTGGACCTCGCTTGCTGAGTATTACATTAGGAGGGGTTTGCATGAGAAGGCTAGGGATGTCTTTGAGGAGGGTATGTCCACTATCATTACTGTAAAGGATTTCAGTGTCATATTTGATTCCTATTCTCAATTTGAAGAGAGTGTGGTTCGTTACAAGATGGAAGCTAAAGATGAGGCGAATGACGAGGAAGAGGAGGGTGGTGATGAAGATGATATTCAACTGAGCGTGATTGGTTGTATGATGGATACTGAAGCTGAGGCGAATGAGGAGGGTGATGACGAAGATATTCGTTTCAAATATGAACACTTTGAGAAGAAGATTTTAAGTGGGTTATGGTTGAACGACAAAGATGACATTGACTTGGGATACGATAGGTTAGACTACCTGGTGGATAGGAGGCCTGAATTGTCTAGTAGTGTAGCTTTGCGGCAAAATCCTCATAATGTAGAACAATGGCACCGGAGAGTGAAGCTTTTTGAGGGTAATCCCACTAAGCAAATTCTCACCTATACAGAGGCTGTGAGGACCGTTGATCCCATGAAGGCGGTGGGAAAACCTCATACATTATGGGTTGCGTTTGCCAAGCTTTACGAACAGCACAACGATCTTGCCAATGCTCGGGTTATTTTTGACAAGGCAGTGCAGGTTAACTACAAAACTATGGATAATCTGGCTAGTGTCTGGTGTGAGTGGGCTGAATTAGAGTTGAAACATGAGAATTTCGAAGGAGCACTTGAGCTTATGAAGCGGGCTACTGCAGAGCCATCAGTTGAGGTGAAACAAAAAG TGGTGGCTGGTGGCAATCAACCTGTTCAGATGAGACTTCATAAATCTTTGAGATTGTGGACCTTCTATGCTGATTTGGAGGAATGTCTAGGTAATTTGGAGTCTACTAGGGAAGTTTATGAACGGATTTTGGATTTACGGATAGCCACACCacaagtaataatcaattatGCATACTTTCTGGAG GAGAACAACTACTTTGAAGATGCTTTTAAGGTTTATGAAAGAGGAGTGAAGATATTTAAGTACCCACATGCTAGAGATATTTGGGTTACATATCTGTCTAAATTTGTGAAGAGACATGGAAGGACAAAATTGGAGAGAGCGAGAGAGCTGTTTGAGAACGCAGTTGAAATG TCCCCAGCTGATCAAGTGAAGCCTCTTTATCTTCAGTATGCTAAGCTGGAGGAGGACTACGGACTAGCAAAACGAGCTATGAAGGTTTATGATCAAGCCACAAAGGCTGTTCCCAACAATGAGAAGTTGAGCATGTATGAAATATATATTGCTCGTGCAGCTGAGATATTTGGTGTACCCAAAACACGAGAGATCTATGAGCAGGCAATTGAATCTGGTCTTCCGGATAAGGATGTCAAAGCTATGTGTTTGAAGTATGCCGAGCTGGAAAGAAGTTTGGGAGAAATTGAGCGTGCTTGTGGTATATATGTTTTTGCTTCAAAGTTTGCTGATCCACGATCTGATCCAGACTTCTGGAATAAATGGCATGAATTTGAGGTTCAGCATGGAAATGAGGATACATTTAGAGAAATGCTTCGAATTAAACGGAGTGTGTCTGCAAGCTACAGCCAG ACACATTTTATACTGCCTGAGAATCTGATGCCGAAGGATCAAACTGTGTGTCCTCATGAAGCCAAAGACAAACTTAAAGAGGCTGGGAACACTGATGATGAAATGACTGCTTTAGAAAGGCAATTAGCCCCTGCCGCTGACAAAACAGTgacaaaaaagagaaaagttgggTTTGTAAGTGCTGGAGTGGAATCACATTCTGATGGAAGGATAAAATCTAATGCAAACCATGAGGAAATTGAGTTACCAGAAGAAAACGACTCCGATGAGGAAGATCAAAATGAGATTGCACTAAAAGATGTCCCTTCTGCAATTTTTGGCGGTTTGATTAGAAAGAGGGACAAGATTGAAAATGATGGAGAAGTAAATTGTGGTAATATGCTTGGTGCCCTTGAGAGAATTAAGAAACTGAAACGGATTTAA
- the LOC131622818 gene encoding sphingosine kinase 1-like isoform X2, whose amino-acid sequence MPLGVVPAGTGNGMAKSLLDSVGDPCAISNAVLAIIRGHKRQLDVATITQGETRFFSILMLAWGLIADIDIESEKYRWMGSARLDFYALCRLFNLRQYNGRVSFVPAPGFESCGESTSYPAKSTIKGNNSDPSEGAHVSDPSEGAHVSDPSEGSHVNLQTLNYQGPEINLENMNWRVINGPFISVWLHNVPWGAEDTMAAPDAKFSDGYLDLIIMKNCPKLHLLSMLSGLSNGEHVKSPYVTYLKVKAFSLEPGSRTKDQEKEGIIDSDGEVLARGKGTYKCEQKALMAYDKLQITVDRGLATLFTPL is encoded by the exons ATGCCCCTTGGAGTAGTTCCTGCAG GTACGGGAAATGGCATGGCAAAATCTCTGCTTGATTCAGTTGGCGATCCTTGTGCAATATCCAATGCCGTTCTTGCCATTATACGAG GGCATAAGCGACAGCTTGATGTGGCTACCATCACACAAGGAGAAACCAGATTTTTCAGTATACTAATGCTTGCATGGG GTCTAATTGCTGATATTGACATCGAGTCTGAAAAGTATCGGTGGATGGGAAGTGCTCGTTTAGATTTTTAT GCTCTCTGTCGATTATTCAATTTGAGGCAATACAATGGACGTGTTTCGTTTGTGCCTGCACCTGGGTTTGAGTCTTGTGGGGAGTCTACCAGTTACCCTGCCAAATCCACTATCAAAGGCAACAACAGTGATCCAAGTGAAGGGGCACATGTGAGTGATCCAAGTGAAGGGGCACATGTGAGTGATCCAAGTGAAGGGTCACATGTTAATTTGCAAACACTTAATTATCAAGGACCTGAAATAAACTTGGAAAATATGAATTGGAGAGTTATAAACGGACCCTTTATTAGTGTCTGGCTTCACAATGTACCTTGGGGCGCTGAAGACACAATGGCAGCTCCTGATGCAAAG TTCTCTGATGGTTATCTGGACCTGATCATTATGAAGAATTGCCCAAAGTTACATTTGTTGTCAATGTTGTCAGGGTTAAGTAATGGAGAACATGTGAAATCTCCGTATGTCACGTACCTGAAG GTGAAAGCTTTCAGTTTGGAACCTGGTTCACGCACCAAGGACCAAGAGAAGGAAGGGATTATAGATTCAGATGGCGAGGTTTTGGCCAGAGGGAAAGGAACCTACAAGTGTGAGCAGAAGGCTTTGATGGCCTATGATAAATTGCAGATAACAGTGGATAGAGGCTTAGCTACACTTTTTACCCCTTTATAA
- the LOC131622762 gene encoding protein MAIN-LIKE 1-like: MHNGMLMAFAERWHPETSSFHLPYSEITITLDGIACLLHIPIRGTLLAHGRMTKEEAREVLIAEVGADPEDALEEVEKTCGAHVRFSFLTRRYEAELLAAQQAAGDLVDENIHKQWVLRCYFLFLLGTQLFVDTISLYTYVVYLRYLSDTARIHEYN; encoded by the coding sequence ATGCATAATGGGATGTTGATGGCATTTGCAGAGAGGTGGCACCCAGAGACTTCGTCATTCCATCTACCCTATAGTGAGATTACCATCACGCTTGACGGCATTGCATGCCTCCTGCATATACCTATCAGGGGAACCCTTCTTGCTCACGGTAGGATGACTAAGGAGGAGGCGAGAGAGGTTCTAATTGCTGAGGTCGGAGCTGATCCTGAGGACGCGCTTGAGGAGGTGGAGAAGACCTGCGGCGCGCACGTGAGGTTTTCCTTCTTGACGCGACGATACGAGGCTGAGCTCCTTGCGGCACAGCAGGCTGCTGGTGACCTAGTAGATGAGAACATACACAAGCAGTGGGTGCTGAGATGTTACTTCTTATTTTTGTTAGGCACTCAGTTGTTCGTGGACACCATCTCCTTATACACATATGTCGTTTACCTGAGGTACTTATCAGATACCGCAcgtatccatgagtacaactag
- the LOC131622818 gene encoding sphingosine kinase 1-like isoform X1 has protein sequence MDLPAHQRPLFSDRVTVNGTVTPLALLADGRLWWSEGIQRCLSVEKEVLGFVASGPYIKLKTLVEARDGCCTAGAAGRLVPNDVVFKPSSDETHRLWCQKLREFIDSLGRPKRLLVFVNPFGGKKSAVKIFAEQVKPLFEDAQIQLTIQETKHQLHAKEIACSLDIKKYDGIVCVSGDGILVEVVNGLLQREDWNTAIKMPLGVVPAGTGNGMAKSLLDSVGDPCAISNAVLAIIRGHKRQLDVATITQGETRFFSILMLAWGLIADIDIESEKYRWMGSARLDFYALCRLFNLRQYNGRVSFVPAPGFESCGESTSYPAKSTIKGNNSDPSEGAHVSDPSEGAHVSDPSEGSHVNLQTLNYQGPEINLENMNWRVINGPFISVWLHNVPWGAEDTMAAPDAKFSDGYLDLIIMKNCPKLHLLSMLSGLSNGEHVKSPYVTYLKVKAFSLEPGSRTKDQEKEGIIDSDGEVLARGKGTYKCEQKALMAYDKLQITVDRGLATLFTPL, from the exons ATGGATCTACCTGCTCACCAGCGTCCTTTATTTTCGGACCGAGTAACCGTCAACGGCACCGTCACGCCGCTCGCTCTTCTCGCCGACGGTAGGCTCTGGTGGTCGGAAGGGATCCAACGCTGCCTCTCCGTCGAAAAAGAGGTCCTCGGATTTGTTGCCAGTGGGCCCTACATCAAACTCAAGACGCTCGTGGAGGCTCGCGACGGTTGCTGCACCGCCGGTGCCGCGGGCAGACTTGTGCCGAATGATGTTGTTTTTAAACCCTCGTCGGATGAAACTCATAGGCTCTGGTGTCAGAAGCTTCGCGAATTTATTGATTCTCTTG GTCGACCTAAGAGGTTGCTTGTTTTTGTGAATCCGTTTGGTGGGAAGAAATCTGCTGTGAAGATTTTTGCTGAACAAGTTAAACCTCTTTTTGAAGATGCTCAAATTCAACTCACTATTCAAG AAACCAAACATCAACTACATGCCAAGGAGATTGCTTGTTCGCTTGATATTAAGAAGTATGATGGGATTGTTTGTGTTAGTGGAGATGGAATCTTGGTTGAG GTTGTAAATGGGCTTCTTCAAAGGGAGGATTGGAATACAGCAATAAAGATGCCCCTTGGAGTAGTTCCTGCAG GTACGGGAAATGGCATGGCAAAATCTCTGCTTGATTCAGTTGGCGATCCTTGTGCAATATCCAATGCCGTTCTTGCCATTATACGAG GGCATAAGCGACAGCTTGATGTGGCTACCATCACACAAGGAGAAACCAGATTTTTCAGTATACTAATGCTTGCATGGG GTCTAATTGCTGATATTGACATCGAGTCTGAAAAGTATCGGTGGATGGGAAGTGCTCGTTTAGATTTTTAT GCTCTCTGTCGATTATTCAATTTGAGGCAATACAATGGACGTGTTTCGTTTGTGCCTGCACCTGGGTTTGAGTCTTGTGGGGAGTCTACCAGTTACCCTGCCAAATCCACTATCAAAGGCAACAACAGTGATCCAAGTGAAGGGGCACATGTGAGTGATCCAAGTGAAGGGGCACATGTGAGTGATCCAAGTGAAGGGTCACATGTTAATTTGCAAACACTTAATTATCAAGGACCTGAAATAAACTTGGAAAATATGAATTGGAGAGTTATAAACGGACCCTTTATTAGTGTCTGGCTTCACAATGTACCTTGGGGCGCTGAAGACACAATGGCAGCTCCTGATGCAAAG TTCTCTGATGGTTATCTGGACCTGATCATTATGAAGAATTGCCCAAAGTTACATTTGTTGTCAATGTTGTCAGGGTTAAGTAATGGAGAACATGTGAAATCTCCGTATGTCACGTACCTGAAG GTGAAAGCTTTCAGTTTGGAACCTGGTTCACGCACCAAGGACCAAGAGAAGGAAGGGATTATAGATTCAGATGGCGAGGTTTTGGCCAGAGGGAAAGGAACCTACAAGTGTGAGCAGAAGGCTTTGATGGCCTATGATAAATTGCAGATAACAGTGGATAGAGGCTTAGCTACACTTTTTACCCCTTTATAA